From the genome of SAR202 cluster bacterium:
TTCGCCAACACCGCCGTCGTAATGGTTGAAGCGTATGGCGACGGGCCGGACCCGTTCCCGATCGAAGTGGCGACACGACGCGCCTTCAAGGACGATGGGTGTGACAACCGCTTCTGATTCGAGCATGTCCATAACGGACTTCAATAATGGCTTGGGGACCCGGGCGGAGAAGTACCGGTTCCCGAAGGTGCGGCGTAGCTCTTCCAGTATCGGCTCGGACACGGCAAGGACAAATAGGCCGTTTCGC
Proteins encoded in this window:
- a CDS encoding PIN domain-containing protein, with product MITAVLDTNLLASGLPRSHPDAAPAKIIDAWRNGLFVLAVSEPILEELRRTFGNRYFSARVPKPLLKSVMDMLESEAVVTPIVLEGASCRHFDRERVRPVAIRFNHYDGGVGE